ACGCATTCGCGCCCTGCCTCTGTGGAACGGGCCACTTACCATTTCGCCGCTCAAGGGCGGCATCAGCAACGAGAGCTGGCTGGTCGAGGACGGCAACGGCCGGCATGTCGTGCGGTTCGGCAAGGACTATCCGTTCCACCATGTCTTCCGCGAGCGCGAGGTGATGGTGGCGCGCGCCGCCCATGAGGCAGGTTTTGCGCCGGAGCTACGCTATGCCGCTCCGGGGGTGATGGTGAGCGAGTTCCTCGGTGCCAAGACCTACGGCGCAGACGACGTACGGGCCAATGCTGCGCGCATTGCGCGACTGGTACGACGCTTCCATGAGGAGATGCCGAAACATGTCTCTGGACCAGGCTTCATGTTCTGGGCGTTTCACGTCATCCGCGACTATGCCCGCACACTGGCCGCCGGTGGCAGCCGGATGGCACCCGAACTGCCCCGTTATCTCGACCTGGCCGACAGGCTGGAAAAAGCGCAGGCGCCACTGCCTGTCATCTTCAGCCACAACGACCTGCTGCCGGCCAACTTCCTTGACGACGGCTCAAGGCTTTGGCTCATCGACTTCGAATATGCCGGCTTCTCGACCGCAATGTTCGATCTTGCCGGCACTGCCTCCAACGCCGGCATGACGCCGGAAGAGTCGGACGAGCTGCTGACCGTCTATTTCGGCGGCAAGCCGGACCAGGCGATCCGCCGCTCGCACGCGGCCATGCAATGCGCCTCGCTGCTGCGCGAAGCGATGTGGAGCATGGTCTCCGAGATCCACCTTTCGGCGCCGGGCAGTGACTACGTCACCTACACAGCCGAGAATCTCGACAAGCTCGAAGCGGCACTCGAAACCTACCAGAACCAGTACGGGAAACTGTAGCCATGGCCCTCCCATCGCACGCGCAGATCGTCGTCATCGGCGGTGGCATCATCGGCTGCTCGACGGCCTATCACCTGGCACGCGACCACAAGGCCGACGTCATCCTGCTCGAACAAGGCAAGCTGACCTCGGGTTCGACCTGGCATGCGGCCGGGCTGGTCGGGCAGTTGCGCTCGTCGGCCTCGATCACCCGTGTGCTGAAATACTCGGTCGACCTGTACAAGGGGCTGGAGGCCGAGACCGGGCTCGCGACCGGCTGGAAGATGTCCGGCTGCCTGAGGCTCGCCACCAACCAGGACCGTTGGACCGAATACAAGAGGCTGGCAACGACGGCGAAAAGCTTCGGCATGGACATGCAGCTGGTGTCGCCGGAGGAGGTCAAGCGCATGTGGCCGCTGATGGACACCTCGGACCTAGTCGGCGCCTCATGGCTGCCGACCGACGGGCAGGCGAGCCCCTCCGACATCACCCAGTCGCTGGCCAAGGGCGCACGCATGCACGGCGCCAAGCTTTTCGAGAATGTGCGGGTGACCGGCTTCGAGATGAAGGACGGTCGCATTCTCAAGGTCATGACCGACCAGGGCGACATCGCCTGCGACAAGGTGGTGAACTGCGCCGGGCAATGGGCGCGGCAGGTGGGTGCAATGGCCGGCATCAACGTTCCGCTGCAGCCGGTGAAGCACCAGTACATCATCACCGAGAAATTGCCGGGGCTCGCCACCGACGCGCCGACGCTGCGCGACCCAGACCGCCGCACCTATTTCAAGGAGGAAGTCGGCGGGCTCGTCATGGGTGGCTACGAGCCGAACCCGCAGGGCTGGACGACTGATGACGTGCCCAACGACTGGGAATTCCGCCTGTTCGACGACGATTTCGATCACTTCGAGCAGCACATGCTGCAGGCGATCGAGCGCGTGCCGGGGTTAGGCGATGTCGGCGTCAAGCAGATGATCAACGGCCCCGAGAGCTTTACCCCCGACGGCAACTTCATCCTCGGCGTGGCGCCGGAATGTTCGAACATGTTCGTCGGCGCCGGCTTCAACGCCTTCGGCATCGCTTCGGGCGGCGGCGCCGGCTGG
The nucleotide sequence above comes from Aminobacter aminovorans. Encoded proteins:
- a CDS encoding choline/ethanolamine kinase family protein; amino-acid sequence: MSNSEERIRALPLWNGPLTISPLKGGISNESWLVEDGNGRHVVRFGKDYPFHHVFREREVMVARAAHEAGFAPELRYAAPGVMVSEFLGAKTYGADDVRANAARIARLVRRFHEEMPKHVSGPGFMFWAFHVIRDYARTLAAGGSRMAPELPRYLDLADRLEKAQAPLPVIFSHNDLLPANFLDDGSRLWLIDFEYAGFSTAMFDLAGTASNAGMTPEESDELLTVYFGGKPDQAIRRSHAAMQCASLLREAMWSMVSEIHLSAPGSDYVTYTAENLDKLEAALETYQNQYGKL